A region of Sulfurovum sp. DNA encodes the following proteins:
- a CDS encoding OprD family porin, which yields MSKILLSGLACFALLQGADSTQDILKNGKVYGNIKYYYIQTDKQNNTPHKDSSANANAIGGTFGVQTGKYYGFSGQATFMTTNGFGLSGAVDTSVLGRDNGVRLDSGNPSGSIAQDSFSVLGEEFIGYSYKKFYINYGRQILKTPLVNAKEVRMLPSSMEGLKISYRTKDDHLSFGGKYLTHFKQRTSSQFMNIIEHALGTHTEEVIGDEKGSMCIANINYNNHNLSTSIYDYYAANFMNSLFANILYKGNTNSYVYHLGLEGIVQKSIGNADINLQKSDSITGGKKINAASISVKSDIQYHESKFMLGYSHISSDDSAHDSLVLPWDGTPLYTNMITSNDLFVSNYGKSLIADSIYIGGTQSFKIAYTQGYDFTGKKGFKSTLSYMVADNDRFLKGKQKDFNIVLAYRHNKHFSVVLKGIFVTNNTSAEEDGTIKQLDDFQQYRVIANYVF from the coding sequence GTGTCAAAAATTTTATTGAGTGGATTAGCCTGTTTTGCATTACTGCAGGGTGCAGATAGTACTCAAGATATCCTTAAAAATGGAAAAGTGTATGGAAATATAAAATACTACTACATTCAGACAGATAAACAAAATAATACACCTCATAAAGATAGTTCTGCTAATGCAAATGCTATTGGGGGAACATTTGGAGTTCAAACGGGGAAATATTATGGGTTTAGCGGACAAGCAACATTCATGACAACAAACGGTTTTGGTTTAAGTGGTGCGGTAGATACATCTGTTTTAGGACGTGATAATGGTGTAAGATTAGACAGTGGTAATCCATCAGGTTCGATTGCACAAGACTCTTTTTCTGTATTGGGCGAAGAGTTTATTGGTTATAGTTATAAAAAATTTTATATTAATTATGGACGACAAATTTTAAAGACCCCTCTTGTTAATGCCAAGGAAGTGCGTATGTTGCCTTCATCTATGGAAGGTTTAAAAATAAGCTATCGCACAAAAGATGATCATCTGTCTTTTGGTGGCAAATATTTGACACATTTTAAACAGCGTACCTCTAGTCAGTTTATGAACATCATTGAACATGCATTAGGTACGCATACAGAGGAGGTAATAGGTGATGAAAAAGGTAGTATGTGTATTGCAAATATAAACTACAATAATCATAATCTATCTACTTCTATATATGACTATTATGCAGCAAATTTTATGAACTCATTGTTTGCAAATATATTGTATAAAGGTAATACAAATAGTTATGTTTATCATTTAGGATTAGAGGGAATTGTTCAAAAGAGTATTGGTAATGCAGATATAAATTTACAAAAATCTGATTCTATTACAGGAGGCAAGAAGATTAATGCGGCATCTATATCTGTAAAAAGTGATATCCAATATCATGAGAGTAAGTTTATGCTTGGTTATTCGCATATCTCAAGTGATGACTCGGCACATGACAGCCTGGTTTTACCTTGGGATGGTACACCACTTTATACTAATATGATTACTTCGAATGATCTATTTGTTTCAAATTATGGGAAAAGTCTAATTGCAGATAGTATTTATATAGGTGGAACACAGTCTTTTAAAATTGCGTATACACAAGGCTATGACTTTACAGGTAAAAAAGGTTTTAAATCAACTCTCTCTTATATGGTTGCAGATAATGATAGGTTTTTAAAAGGAAAACAAAAAGATTTTAATATTGTGTTGGCTTATCGGCACAATAAACACTTTTCTGTAGTACTTAAAGGCATATTTGTTACAAATAACACTTCTGCCGAAGAAGATGGTACCATCAAACAGCTTGATGATTTTCAACAATATCGTGTAATAGCTAACTATGTATTTTAA
- a CDS encoding alpha/beta hydrolase → MKLFNGIMLISAVVLFNACGETGTGCRLANLERANAQCKYLEVKANPSDMGDNRKINIYYTRVPAKNSSNKKAPIVYLTGGPGSSSVIDMDKILSHDFYSSLRENHDLIAIDYRGTGFSTPFPKCRGGASSAEDINNCVKI, encoded by the coding sequence ATGAAATTGTTTAATGGGATTATGTTAATCTCTGCAGTGGTATTATTTAATGCTTGTGGTGAAACCGGTACCGGTTGCAGGCTGGCAAATTTGGAACGGGCAAATGCCCAATGTAAATATTTAGAAGTTAAAGCCAATCCGTCAGATATGGGCGATAATAGAAAAATTAATATTTATTATACGAGAGTGCCGGCTAAAAACTCAAGTAATAAAAAAGCACCTATTGTATACCTAACAGGTGGACCAGGAAGTTCTAGTGTGATTGATATGGACAAGATATTAAGTCATGATTTTTATTCTTCTTTAAGAGAAAATCACGACTTAATAGCCATAGATTATAGAGGTACAGGATTTTCGACTCCATTTCCTAAATGTAGGGGTGGCGCAAGCAGTGCAGAAGATATTAACAACTGTGTTAAAATCTAA
- a CDS encoding alpha/beta hydrolase, whose protein sequence is MHVKDYTSKNIAIDIDKVLEKENIKKANLLGVSYGTRVALTIARDFPSRVKSLTLDGLFPIEVNGLSQAREAILDKLKTMEDKYSRDYPRENFATKLDAVIDKIKSVKGNDSTAAFLKALTFHAYEDNVSEKYVKPNFDKILDGTHPFIRTAGNLEIGEIREKSFSTIMSFAIILYEEYAFIHDEDQQYYNFGFSQKVTSVLSTFRGGSPVPISEMAKLRFDISPKNNIEKQAVRTNIKTLILSAEHDNQTPLYWSKQARQYLTNSKLFFFKDTEHGLSMDSPYAQVLIDKFIESENINILDNERSDHFVQIP, encoded by the coding sequence ATCCATGTTAAAGACTATACATCAAAAAATATTGCTATTGATATTGACAAGGTTTTAGAAAAAGAAAATATTAAAAAAGCAAATTTATTAGGGGTATCCTACGGAACCAGGGTGGCACTCACCATAGCAAGAGATTTTCCATCAAGAGTAAAGAGTCTAACGCTGGATGGCTTATTTCCTATTGAGGTAAATGGACTTTCACAGGCTAGAGAGGCCATTTTAGATAAATTAAAAACCATGGAAGATAAATATAGTAGAGATTACCCTAGAGAAAACTTTGCTACAAAATTAGACGCAGTGATAGATAAAATAAAAAGTGTCAAAGGTAACGATTCTACTGCAGCCTTTTTGAAAGCACTTACTTTTCATGCATACGAAGACAATGTATCAGAGAAATATGTAAAACCTAATTTTGACAAAATCCTAGATGGAACCCATCCTTTTATTAGAACTGCTGGCAATCTTGAGATAGGCGAAATAAGAGAAAAATCTTTCTCTACCATCATGTCTTTTGCTATCATACTGTATGAAGAATATGCCTTCATTCATGATGAAGATCAGCAATATTATAATTTTGGTTTTAGTCAAAAAGTAACAAGTGTGCTAAGTACTTTTAGGGGCGGATCTCCTGTACCTATATCGGAAATGGCTAAGTTAAGATTTGATATATCCCCCAAAAACAATATAGAAAAACAAGCAGTAAGGACAAATATAAAAACCCTAATACTTTCAGCAGAACACGACAATCAAACGCCACTATATTGGTCTAAACAAGCTCGACAATATCTGACAAATAGTAAACTTTTTTTCTTTAAAGATACAGAGCATGGACTTTCAATGGATAGTCCATATGCTCAAGTACTAATAGATAAATTTATTGAGAGTGAAAATATTAATATTTTAGACAATGAAAGAAGTGATCATTTTGTACAGATACCTTAA
- the tmk gene encoding dTMP kinase, giving the protein MYILFEGIDTCGKSTQIELLKQVHPEIVTTFEPGATNFGKKAREMLLSDSICSKHAEILLFLADRAEHHKKIIEPNKQKLIISDRGFISGIGYALANGNFDLDELIALNRFALKGDFPDCIILFLIDMETLKARTSQKELDGIELRGLKYLLRVQDYMKESVIKLGIPHLFIDATESIETIHQAILTYLKI; this is encoded by the coding sequence ATGTATATTCTCTTCGAAGGTATTGACACCTGTGGGAAAAGTACACAGATTGAACTTCTCAAACAAGTGCACCCAGAGATTGTTACTACTTTTGAACCTGGAGCAACCAATTTTGGGAAAAAAGCAAGAGAGATGTTACTTAGTGACTCTATCTGTTCCAAGCATGCCGAAATATTACTCTTCCTTGCAGATCGTGCTGAGCACCATAAGAAGATTATCGAGCCCAACAAACAGAAGCTCATTATTTCAGACAGAGGGTTCATCTCTGGTATTGGATATGCTTTAGCAAATGGTAATTTTGATCTTGATGAACTCATAGCACTCAATCGTTTTGCACTCAAAGGAGACTTTCCTGACTGCATTATCCTCTTTTTAATAGATATGGAGACCCTGAAAGCACGCACCTCTCAAAAGGAGCTTGACGGTATCGAATTACGTGGACTCAAATATCTACTACGTGTTCAAGATTATATGAAAGAGAGTGTTATCAAACTAGGTATTCCTCATCTCTTTATCGATGCAACAGAGAGTATTGAGACGATACATCAAGCCATACTAACCTATTTGAAGATATAA
- the hisS gene encoding histidine--tRNA ligase, with protein MIKPLRGMKDLMFDDAQRFVYIITTAIKIAKRYGYNYIETPILEETALFKRSVGDSSDIVTKEMYQFEDKGNNDVCMRPEGTAGVVRTFVSTKLDRQPMKQKFYYYGPMFRYERPQKGRLREFHQFGCESFGEASVYEDFTLIMMISQIFKELGIEFNLLINSLGCPECMPPYRENLVGFLTGIKSDLCEDCNRRIGTNPIRVLDCKNEKCQSLLSVSPKLIDSLCKNCDTDFKKLAKLLNEAGITYTVDTNLVRGLDYYNKTAFEFVSNEIGAQSAIAGGGRYDKLVEFLDGKPTPAVGFAIGIERIIDLVKIPQPPKEGYYMGTMVPEAIEKIIMLAHIKRVQNKVTVEYTSKGFKSHMKGADKSNARFTVLIGEDELRNGTVWVKDMESKEEKIVPFEAL; from the coding sequence ATGATCAAACCACTACGCGGCATGAAAGACCTAATGTTTGATGATGCTCAGCGCTTCGTATATATTATTACTACAGCTATCAAAATTGCCAAACGGTATGGATACAACTACATTGAAACCCCCATCCTTGAAGAGACTGCTCTTTTTAAACGTTCAGTAGGGGATAGCTCTGATATTGTCACCAAAGAGATGTATCAGTTTGAGGATAAAGGAAACAATGATGTCTGTATGCGACCCGAAGGAACAGCTGGTGTAGTACGTACTTTTGTCTCCACTAAACTTGATCGTCAGCCAATGAAACAAAAATTCTATTACTACGGTCCAATGTTCCGATACGAGCGTCCACAGAAAGGAAGACTTCGAGAATTCCATCAGTTTGGATGTGAGAGTTTTGGGGAGGCTTCAGTCTATGAGGATTTTACACTTATTATGATGATCAGTCAGATATTCAAAGAGCTTGGCATCGAATTTAACCTGCTAATCAACTCACTGGGATGTCCTGAGTGTATGCCGCCCTACCGTGAGAACCTTGTCGGTTTCCTCACGGGCATCAAATCTGATCTGTGTGAAGACTGTAATCGTCGTATTGGAACCAACCCCATCCGTGTACTTGACTGTAAAAATGAGAAATGCCAATCACTCCTAAGTGTATCACCTAAACTTATTGATAGTCTCTGCAAGAATTGTGATACAGATTTTAAAAAACTGGCAAAGCTACTCAATGAAGCGGGCATCACTTATACAGTAGATACTAATCTTGTACGTGGTCTAGACTACTACAACAAGACTGCTTTTGAGTTTGTCAGTAATGAAATTGGTGCACAGTCTGCCATTGCTGGAGGAGGTCGCTACGACAAACTGGTGGAATTCCTTGATGGCAAACCAACTCCTGCGGTAGGATTTGCTATTGGTATTGAACGTATTATAGATTTAGTCAAGATACCACAGCCTCCAAAAGAGGGCTACTATATGGGCACAATGGTTCCCGAAGCGATTGAAAAGATTATTATGCTTGCTCATATCAAAAGGGTTCAGAATAAAGTAACAGTTGAGTATACCTCTAAAGGCTTTAAGAGCCATATGAAAGGAGCCGATAAGTCCAATGCACGCTTTACTGTTCTCATAGGTGAAGATGAGTTAAGAAATGGCACAGTATGGGTTAAAGATATGGAGAGTAAAGAGGAGAAAATAGTTCCTTTCGAAGCACTTTAG